Proteins co-encoded in one Campylobacter ornithocola genomic window:
- a CDS encoding MqnA/MqnD/SBP family protein, translated as MVFGKIDYLNLLPLHIYLKKTSFPSYVKQTTEYKKGVPSKLNRHLYFRRIDAAIISSIESRRKKYKTLNVGICASKKVKSVLVKKHSQSKEDASSATSNALAKVLKQKGEVIIGDKALKLYLQNPKDYIDLCELWYEKTKLPFVFARFSCVKNFSIYKKMMKNFTKSKIFIPQYILLDYSKSRNLSQKEISAYLKLIYYKIGTKEQMALKKFLAKTNSKIL; from the coding sequence ATGGTTTTTGGAAAGATAGATTATCTCAATTTACTCCCTTTACATATCTATCTTAAAAAAACATCTTTTCCTAGCTATGTTAAGCAAACTACAGAATACAAAAAAGGGGTTCCTAGTAAGCTAAATCGTCATTTGTATTTTAGACGTATTGATGCAGCGATTATTTCAAGTATTGAAAGTCGTAGAAAAAAATACAAAACCTTAAATGTGGGAATTTGCGCAAGCAAAAAGGTAAAAAGCGTTTTAGTGAAAAAACATTCTCAAAGCAAAGAAGATGCAAGCTCTGCAACTTCTAATGCTCTTGCAAAAGTTTTAAAGCAAAAAGGGGAGGTTATCATCGGAGATAAGGCTTTAAAACTTTATTTGCAAAATCCAAAAGATTACATTGATTTGTGCGAATTATGGTATGAAAAGACAAAGTTGCCTTTTGTTTTTGCACGCTTTTCTTGTGTTAAAAATTTTTCTATTTATAAAAAAATGATGAAAAATTTTACAAAAAGTAAAATTTTCATTCCACAATATATTTTGCTAGATTATTCTAAATCAAGAAATCTTTCTCAAAAAGAAATTAGTGCATATTTAAAGCTAATTTACTACAAAATAGGAACAAAGGAGCAAATGGCGCTAAAAAAATTTTTAGCTAAAACAAACAGCAAGATACTATAA
- a CDS encoding malic enzyme-like NAD(P)-binding protein, producing MNLKEEALEYHLGGKVDIIARKPMDSAHDLSLAYSPGVAEPCVEIAKDETLAYKYTNKANLVAIVSDGSAVLGLGNIGASASKPVMEGKACLFKKFANVNAYDLEINVHSVDEIVTFCKAIAPTFGGINLEDISAPKCFEIEAALQDLGIPVMHDDQHGTAIISTAGLMNAMEISGKKFEDIKVVVSGAGAAGIASARMYRNLGVKNIILVDSKGVINTQRDDLNKYKLEFVSDTKDSTLREVLKGADVFLGLSAPKILDDEMVLSMAKDPVIFALANPVPEVMPEDVKRVRNDAIVGTGRSDYPNQINNVLGFPFIFRGALDVKATKITENMKVAAAKALADLAKLEVTDEVKQAYGVEELSFGRDYVIPKPFDSRVKAVVSAAVARAAVEDGVALLKEFDYQKYMTDLQ from the coding sequence ATGAATTTAAAAGAAGAAGCTTTGGAGTATCACTTAGGTGGTAAAGTAGATATTATTGCTAGAAAGCCTATGGATAGTGCACATGATTTATCTTTGGCGTATTCTCCAGGGGTTGCTGAGCCTTGTGTTGAGATAGCAAAAGATGAAACTTTAGCTTATAAATACACCAATAAAGCTAATTTAGTTGCCATAGTAAGTGATGGTAGTGCGGTTTTAGGACTTGGTAATATAGGAGCAAGCGCAAGTAAACCTGTTATGGAGGGAAAGGCTTGTTTGTTTAAAAAATTTGCAAATGTTAATGCATATGATTTAGAAATCAATGTTCATAGCGTAGATGAGATTGTTACTTTTTGTAAAGCTATAGCACCTACTTTTGGGGGGATTAATTTAGAAGATATTTCGGCACCAAAATGTTTTGAGATAGAAGCTGCTTTGCAAGATCTTGGAATTCCTGTAATGCATGATGATCAACATGGTACAGCGATTATTTCTACAGCAGGTTTAATGAATGCCATGGAAATTAGCGGTAAAAAATTTGAAGATATTAAAGTGGTAGTAAGCGGTGCCGGTGCAGCAGGTATTGCAAGTGCTAGAATGTATAGAAACCTAGGGGTTAAAAATATTATTTTGGTGGATAGCAAAGGTGTGATTAATACTCAAAGAGATGATTTAAATAAATACAAATTAGAATTTGTAAGTGATACTAAAGATAGCACTTTGAGAGAGGTTTTAAAAGGAGCTGATGTATTTTTGGGTTTAAGTGCACCAAAAATTTTAGACGATGAGATGGTTTTAAGTATGGCTAAAGATCCTGTGATTTTTGCACTAGCTAATCCTGTACCTGAAGTAATGCCTGAAGATGTTAAAAGAGTTAGAAATGATGCTATAGTAGGTACAGGAAGAAGTGATTATCCAAATCAAATTAATAATGTCTTAGGGTTTCCTTTTATCTTTAGAGGTGCTTTAGATGTGAAAGCGACTAAAATCACCGAAAATATGAAAGTAGCTGCTGCAAAAGCTTTAGCTGATTTAGCTAAACTTGAAGTAACCGATGAGGTAAAGCAAGCTTACGGAGTAGAAGAACTTAGCTTTGGTAGAGATTATGTAATACCAAAACCATTTGACAGCAGAGTAAAAGCTGTGGTGAGTGCTGCAGTAGCAAGAGCTGCGGTTGAGGATGGTGTAGCTTTGTTAAAAGAATTTGACTACCAAAAATATATGACAGACTTACAATAA
- the gltX gene encoding glutamate--tRNA ligase has translation MQEITTRFAPSPTGYLHIGGLRTALYNYLYARKNKGKFLLRIEDTDLKRNSQEATQAIIEAFKWCGLDYDGMIEYQSQRFDVYKKYIQKLLDEGKAYYCYMSKEELNELRAKQEAAKERPKYDGRYRDFKGTPPSGIEPVVRIKVPKSGEIKFVDGIKGEVSFKAEDILDDFVIARSDGSPIYNLTVVIDDALMGVSDVIRGDDHLSNTPKQIVLYEALGFKIPKFYHVAMIHGEDGKKLSKRHGATDVMEYKNMGILPQALLNFLVRLGWSHGDDEIFSLESMQELFDPNHINKSASCYNFKKLEWLNTHYIKTLSFEEINRQLKDLGFDLSQYKKAGFLLDMLRERAKTLHDIINGAKVLLNDPKEYDQKAVDKFLNVTNLTYLEKYAMVLSEQEKACEFEELTNQFLEENNLKLKDLAQAIRIALTGSSVSPSIFEVLEFLGVQKAKFRIENLLIYMKEK, from the coding sequence ATGCAAGAAATTACAACGCGTTTTGCTCCTTCTCCAACAGGATATTTGCACATAGGAGGACTTAGAACAGCTTTATATAATTATCTTTATGCAAGAAAAAATAAAGGTAAATTTTTATTGCGTATTGAAGATACGGATTTAAAAAGAAATTCACAAGAAGCTACACAAGCTATTATAGAAGCATTTAAATGGTGTGGACTAGATTATGATGGAATGATTGAGTATCAATCTCAAAGATTTGATGTTTATAAAAAATACATTCAAAAATTACTAGATGAGGGTAAAGCTTATTATTGTTATATGAGTAAAGAAGAGCTTAATGAATTAAGAGCTAAGCAAGAAGCAGCTAAAGAGCGTCCAAAATATGATGGTAGATATAGAGATTTTAAAGGAACTCCGCCAAGTGGTATTGAGCCTGTGGTGCGTATAAAAGTACCAAAAAGTGGAGAGATTAAATTTGTAGATGGTATAAAAGGTGAGGTTAGTTTTAAAGCCGAAGATATTTTGGATGATTTTGTGATTGCAAGAAGTGATGGTAGTCCAATTTATAATCTAACCGTTGTGATTGATGATGCATTAATGGGTGTAAGTGATGTTATAAGGGGAGATGATCATTTATCAAATACTCCAAAACAGATCGTGCTTTATGAAGCATTAGGCTTTAAAATTCCCAAATTTTATCATGTGGCTATGATACATGGTGAAGATGGTAAAAAACTTTCTAAGCGTCATGGAGCAACTGATGTGATGGAATATAAAAATATGGGAATTTTACCTCAAGCCCTGCTAAATTTCTTGGTACGTCTTGGTTGGAGCCATGGGGATGATGAGATTTTTTCTTTGGAAAGTATGCAAGAACTTTTTGATCCAAACCATATCAATAAAAGTGCATCTTGTTATAATTTTAAAAAATTGGAATGGCTTAATACTCATTATATTAAAACCTTATCTTTTGAAGAAATTAATAGACAATTAAAAGATTTGGGTTTTGATTTAAGTCAATATAAAAAAGCAGGATTTTTACTTGATATGTTAAGAGAGAGAGCTAAAACCTTGCACGATATTATTAATGGGGCTAAGGTGTTACTAAATGACCCAAAAGAATACGATCAAAAGGCTGTAGATAAATTTCTTAATGTTACAAATTTAACTTATTTGGAAAAATACGCTATGGTTTTAAGTGAGCAAGAAAAAGCTTGCGAATTTGAAGAATTAACTAATCAATTCTTAGAAGAAAATAATCTTAAATTAAAAGATCTAGCTCAAGCTATACGTATTGCACTCACTGGAAGCTCTGTAAGTCCTAGTATTTTTGAAGTATTAGAATTTTTAGGAGTGCAAAAAGCTAAGTTTAGAATAGAAAATTTACTAATTTACATGAAGGAGAAATAA
- a CDS encoding SurA N-terminal domain-containing protein: protein MRKFLISCCFTANILYAQTIGGVAMVVESQPITLYDIEQTMKELKTNDKQKAIAFLVDDKVQQSEAKKLGIYVSTFELNEKLDQIAKGNKTDINGLQEKIEKDGLSFEVFKNQVRKDLIRDKLYRSIMQNAKINIDDQTLRHFYESNLDKFSTFSNIDLVVYNSTNPELLQQLTQNPMYKNSQIKSKAISLNATNLDPRLLALLNNTKIGEFTPVLNGENTYIVYFIKEKYGKNPIEFDLIKDQVSNVYTLTQREQALKNHLDKIRANAHIEELR from the coding sequence ATGAGAAAATTTTTAATATCTTGTTGTTTTACTGCAAATATTTTATATGCTCAAACCATTGGTGGTGTAGCAATGGTGGTAGAAAGTCAGCCTATCACTCTTTATGATATAGAACAAACTATGAAAGAATTAAAAACCAATGATAAGCAAAAGGCTATAGCATTTTTAGTAGATGATAAGGTTCAACAAAGCGAGGCTAAAAAATTAGGGATTTATGTAAGTACTTTTGAGCTAAATGAAAAATTAGATCAAATTGCAAAAGGTAATAAAACCGATATTAATGGTTTACAAGAAAAAATAGAAAAAGATGGTTTGAGTTTTGAAGTTTTTAAAAATCAAGTTAGAAAAGATCTTATAAGAGATAAACTTTATAGAAGTATAATGCAAAATGCAAAAATCAATATTGACGATCAAACGCTAAGGCACTTTTATGAAAGTAACCTTGATAAATTTAGTACTTTTTCGAATATAGATTTAGTTGTTTATAATTCTACAAATCCCGAGCTTTTACAACAGCTAACACAAAATCCTATGTATAAAAATTCTCAAATTAAGTCAAAAGCCATTAGCCTAAATGCAACAAATTTAGATCCAAGATTACTTGCTTTATTAAACAACACTAAAATAGGAGAATTTACTCCTGTATTAAATGGTGAAAATACCTATATAGTGTATTTTATAAAAGAAAAATATGGTAAAAATCCTATCGAATTTGACTTAATCAAAGATCAAGTTAGCAACGTCTATACTCTAACTCAAAGAGAACAAGCCTTAAAAAATCATCTTGATAAAATAAGAGCAAACGCTCATATAGAAGAATTAAGATAG
- a CDS encoding acetyl-CoA carboxylase biotin carboxylase subunit, protein MEIKKVLIANRGEIALRALRTIKEMGKKAICVYSTADKDALYLKYADASICIGNARSSESYLNIPAIISAAEISEADAIFPGYGFLSENQNFVEICAKHNIKFIGPSVAAMALMSDKSKAKQVMQRAGVPVIPGSDGALGGVEAAKKLAKEIGYPVILKAAAGGGGRGMRVVEDEKDLEKAYWSAESEAMSAFGDGTMYMEKYIQNPRHIEVQVLGDSFGNVIHLGERDCSMQRRHQKLIEESPAILLDEKTRARLHETAVKAAKAIDYEGAGTFEFLVDKNLDFYFIEMNTRLQVEHCVSEMVSGVDIIELMIKVAEGYPLPKQEEIKLKGHSIECRITAEDSKTFLPCPGKITKYVAPAGRNVRMESHCYQDYSVPPYYDSMIGKLVVWGEDRNTAIAKMKIALQELIVGGIKTTKDFHLAMMDNADFINNNYDTNYLSRH, encoded by the coding sequence ATGGAAATTAAAAAAGTTTTAATAGCAAATCGCGGAGAAATTGCATTAAGAGCTTTAAGAACTATAAAAGAAATGGGAAAAAAAGCAATTTGTGTGTATTCTACGGCAGATAAAGATGCTTTGTATTTAAAGTATGCTGATGCAAGTATTTGCATAGGAAATGCTAGAAGTTCAGAAAGTTATTTGAATATTCCAGCTATTATTAGTGCAGCTGAAATTAGCGAGGCTGATGCAATTTTTCCAGGATATGGATTTTTAAGTGAAAATCAAAATTTTGTTGAAATTTGCGCAAAACATAATATCAAATTTATAGGCCCTTCAGTGGCTGCTATGGCGTTAATGAGTGATAAAAGTAAAGCAAAACAAGTAATGCAAAGAGCAGGTGTACCTGTAATCCCAGGAAGCGATGGAGCTTTAGGTGGGGTTGAAGCAGCAAAAAAACTTGCTAAGGAAATAGGTTATCCTGTGATTTTAAAGGCGGCAGCAGGTGGTGGTGGCCGTGGTATGCGTGTAGTTGAAGATGAAAAAGATTTAGAAAAAGCTTATTGGTCAGCAGAAAGTGAAGCTATGAGTGCTTTTGGTGATGGCACTATGTATATGGAAAAGTATATCCAAAATCCACGCCATATAGAAGTACAAGTTTTAGGGGATAGTTTTGGTAATGTAATTCATTTAGGCGAGAGAGATTGCTCTATGCAAAGACGCCATCAAAAATTGATAGAAGAGTCTCCTGCAATTTTACTAGATGAAAAAACAAGAGCAAGACTTCATGAAACAGCGGTAAAAGCTGCGAAAGCTATTGATTATGAGGGTGCAGGAACTTTTGAGTTTTTGGTAGATAAAAATTTAGATTTTTATTTTATCGAGATGAATACACGTTTGCAAGTTGAGCATTGTGTGAGTGAAATGGTAAGTGGGGTAGATATTATTGAGCTTATGATTAAAGTAGCAGAAGGGTATCCTTTACCAAAACAAGAAGAAATTAAACTCAAAGGTCATTCTATAGAATGCAGAATTACTGCTGAAGATTCTAAAACTTTCTTACCTTGTCCAGGTAAGATCACAAAGTATGTAGCTCCAGCAGGACGCAATGTAAGAATGGAAAGTCATTGTTATCAAGATTATAGTGTACCTCCTTATTATGATTCTATGATTGGAAAGTTAGTTGTTTGGGGAGAAGATAGAAACACAGCTATAGCTAAAATGAAAATAGCCCTACAAGAGCTTATTGTGGGCGGTATTAAAACAACTAAAGATTTTCATTTAGCTATGATGGATAATGCAGACTTTATCAATAATAATTATGATACAAATTATCTTTCAAGACATTAA
- the accB gene encoding acetyl-CoA carboxylase biotin carboxyl carrier protein — protein sequence MTKEEIKELMQLFAEANISKIKIKEQDGFEIELERDMCCELPTPAPVAPAPQPINVNVVNETKASSNSSNKPTINSPMVGTFYQAPSPGAAPFAKAGQTIKKGSTIAIIEAMKIMNEIEAEYDCRIVEVLVADGQPVEFGMPLFVVEKL from the coding sequence ATGACAAAAGAAGAAATCAAAGAATTAATGCAACTTTTTGCAGAAGCAAATATAAGTAAGATTAAAATAAAAGAACAAGATGGATTTGAAATAGAACTTGAAAGAGATATGTGTTGCGAATTACCAACCCCTGCACCTGTTGCTCCGGCTCCACAGCCAATTAATGTAAATGTAGTTAATGAAACTAAAGCAAGTTCAAACTCTTCTAATAAACCAACTATTAATAGCCCTATGGTAGGCACTTTTTATCAAGCTCCAAGTCCAGGTGCAGCACCTTTTGCTAAGGCAGGACAAACTATTAAAAAAGGAAGTACTATAGCAATTATTGAAGCGATGAAAATCATGAATGAAATTGAAGCCGAATATGATTGTAGGATAGTAGAAGTATTAGTGGCAGATGGTCAGCCTGTGGAATTTGGCATGCCTTTATTTGTGGTGGAGAAATTATAA
- the dcd gene encoding dCTP deaminase: MGLKADNWIKKMALSHNMIEPFCEANIGKGIVSYGLSSYGYDIRVGREFKIFTNVNSTVVDPKNFVEENVVDFVGDVCIVPANSFALARTVEYFKMPNDVLAICLGKSTYARCGIIVNVTPFEPGFEGHITIEISNTTPLPAKIYANEGIAQVLFLQGDEPCDVTYADKKGKYQAQTGITLPRILK; this comes from the coding sequence ATGGGCTTAAAAGCGGATAATTGGATCAAAAAAATGGCATTAAGTCACAATATGATAGAGCCATTTTGTGAAGCAAATATAGGTAAGGGTATAGTAAGTTATGGGCTTTCAAGCTATGGATATGATATAAGAGTTGGAAGAGAATTTAAAATTTTTACTAATGTAAATTCAACTGTTGTGGATCCTAAAAATTTCGTAGAAGAAAATGTAGTAGATTTTGTAGGCGATGTGTGTATAGTTCCTGCAAATTCTTTTGCACTTGCAAGAACAGTTGAGTATTTCAAAATGCCAAATGATGTTTTGGCTATTTGTCTTGGCAAAAGTACTTATGCAAGATGTGGCATTATAGTTAATGTAACCCCTTTTGAACCTGGTTTTGAAGGACATATCACTATAGAAATTTCAAATACAACCCCACTACCTGCCAAAATTTATGCTAATGAAGGTATAGCACAGGTTTTATTTTTACAAGGGGATGAGCCTTGCGATGTAACATATGCCGATAAAAAAGGCAAATATCAAGCTCAAACAGGTATAACTTTACCAAGAATTTTAAAATAA
- the pseB gene encoding UDP-N-acetylglucosamine 4,6-dehydratase (inverting): MFNGKSILITGGTGSFGKTYTKTLLQKYKPKKIIIYSRDELKQFEMAREFNNTCMRYFIGDVRDKERLSVAMKDVDFVIHAAAMKHVPIAEYNPMECIKTNINGAQNVIDACLENNVQKCIALSTDKACNPINLYGATKLASDKLFVAANNIAGNSHTQFSVTRYGNVVGSRGSVIPFFKKLINEGAKELPITDERMTRFWISLEDGVNFVLSNFERMHGGEIFVPKIPSMKITDLAKAIAPNLNHKIIGIRAGEKLHEIMISSDDSHLTYEFKDYYAISPSIKFTNTEVNFSINAKGEKGEKATNGFSYSSDNNPLWISQKELLNIINHTELEK; this comes from the coding sequence ATGTTTAATGGAAAAAGCATTTTAATCACTGGTGGTACAGGAAGTTTCGGAAAAACTTATACTAAAACATTACTTCAAAAATACAAACCTAAAAAAATCATCATCTATTCACGCGATGAGTTAAAACAATTTGAAATGGCAAGAGAATTTAATAATACTTGTATGCGTTATTTTATAGGTGATGTAAGAGATAAAGAAAGACTGAGTGTGGCTATGAAAGATGTTGATTTTGTCATTCATGCAGCTGCTATGAAACATGTACCAATTGCAGAGTATAATCCTATGGAATGCATTAAGACAAATATAAATGGTGCCCAAAATGTAATTGATGCATGTTTGGAAAATAATGTTCAAAAATGTATTGCTCTTTCGACCGATAAAGCTTGTAATCCTATCAACCTATACGGAGCCACTAAACTAGCGAGTGATAAACTTTTTGTAGCAGCAAACAACATAGCAGGAAATTCTCATACTCAATTTAGTGTTACAAGATATGGAAATGTAGTAGGCTCAAGAGGCTCTGTTATACCATTTTTTAAAAAGCTAATCAATGAAGGCGCTAAAGAGCTTCCTATCACAGACGAGAGAATGACAAGATTTTGGATATCTTTAGAAGATGGAGTTAATTTTGTTTTAAGTAATTTTGAAAGAATGCACGGAGGAGAAATTTTTGTGCCAAAAATCCCCTCTATGAAAATTACCGATCTAGCAAAAGCTATAGCCCCAAATTTAAATCATAAAATCATAGGTATAAGGGCAGGCGAAAAACTACATGAAATTATGATTTCAAGTGATGATAGTCATTTAACCTATGAATTTAAAGATTATTATGCCATTAGTCCAAGTATTAAATTCACCAATACAGAAGTTAATTTTAGTATTAACGCAAAAGGTGAAAAAGGTGAAAAAGCTACTAATGGATTTTCTTATAGTTCGGATAACAATCCTTTGTGGATTAGCCAAAAAGAACTTTTAAATATAATAAATCACACAGAGTTAGAAAAATGA
- the pseC gene encoding UDP-4-amino-4,6-dideoxy-N-acetyl-beta-L-altrosamine transaminase → MITYSHQNIDEQDIKVVCKALKDDFLTGGKKVEEFENALCEYVDVKYACVLNSATSALHLAYLSLNVAKKIVLTTPITFAATANAALMAGAKVEFIDIKSDGNIDPSKLEQRLIKNSDDIGAICVVDYAGNSVEMDEILTLAKKYNIPLIDDASHALGSIYKNEKVGSKADLGIFSFHPVKPITTLEGGAVVSDNEELIKKIKLLRSHGIYKKRLWDSDMIDLGYNYRLSDVACALGTNQLKKLDKMIEKREEIASFYDEEFKQNPFFSTIKIKDYKKSSRHLYPILLYPEFYCQKEIIFEKLINSGIGVQVHYKPTYEFSFYKNLYGSIFLENADNFYKAELSIPAHQQMSLKDAKFIKDHLLKILEQTKKGCI, encoded by the coding sequence ATGATAACTTATTCTCATCAAAATATTGACGAACAAGATATAAAAGTAGTTTGCAAGGCTTTAAAAGATGATTTTTTAACCGGTGGAAAAAAGGTTGAAGAATTTGAAAATGCACTTTGTGAATATGTAGATGTAAAATATGCTTGTGTGCTAAATTCAGCAACTTCGGCTTTACATCTTGCATATTTATCTTTAAATGTTGCAAAAAAGATAGTTTTAACAACTCCAATTACATTTGCAGCTACTGCAAATGCAGCTTTAATGGCAGGTGCTAAAGTAGAATTTATAGATATTAAAAGCGATGGAAATATAGATCCATCTAAATTAGAACAAAGATTAATAAAAAATAGTGATGATATAGGTGCAATATGTGTTGTTGATTATGCTGGCAATAGTGTAGAAATGGATGAAATTTTAACACTAGCTAAAAAATACAATATACCTTTAATAGATGATGCAAGCCATGCTTTAGGAAGTATTTACAAAAATGAAAAAGTAGGAAGTAAAGCTGATTTAGGAATTTTTTCTTTTCATCCTGTAAAGCCAATTACTACCCTTGAAGGTGGAGCTGTAGTAAGCGATAACGAAGAATTAATCAAAAAGATAAAATTATTAAGATCTCATGGAATTTACAAAAAAAGACTATGGGATAGTGATATGATCGATCTAGGATATAACTATCGTTTAAGTGATGTAGCCTGTGCTTTAGGTACAAATCAACTTAAAAAACTTGATAAAATGATAGAAAAAAGAGAAGAAATAGCTAGTTTTTATGATGAAGAATTTAAGCAAAATCCATTTTTTAGCACTATAAAAATCAAAGATTATAAAAAAAGTTCAAGACATTTATATCCAATATTGCTTTATCCTGAATTTTATTGTCAAAAAGAAATAATATTTGAAAAATTGATAAATTCAGGTATAGGTGTGCAAGTGCATTATAAGCCAACTTATGAATTTAGTTTTTATAAAAATTTATATGGAAGCATTTTTTTAGAAAATGCGGATAATTTTTACAAAGCAGAACTTAGCATACCTGCTCATCAGCAAATGAGCTTAAAAGATGCAAAATTTATAAAAGATCATTTGCTTAAAATTTTAGAACAAACTAAAAAGGGTTGTATATGA
- a CDS encoding DUF4910 domain-containing protein, with protein MKNLSRGGGMYVLAKKLFPICRSITGAGFRQSLKILDEAIGGNILQIHSIKSGTKVYDWIVPQEWQINDAYIVTPDGEKICDFKENNLHVLNYSEGIDAEISLQELQNHLYSIEDYEDAIPYVTSYYKRRWGFCIKHKDRKKLKNGNYKVFIDAKHFDGVLNYADFIIPSTQNCKDEILISTYLCHPSMANNELSGPIVAIFLAKWLLEQKHRKYNYRFLIAPETIGSIVYINKHLKHLQKYTKAGFALSCIGDDNAYSLIHTPREDTLADKVALHTLKNKANFKEFSFLDRGGNERQFCAPLVNLPVVGVCRTRFGDYKEYHTSKDDLSLISPTSLENSLKAMQEIIMNLEINEIYKSTTFCEPNLGKRGLYHTINTVSTNSQIPLSCNFLAYCDGQNDVLDIASKLNIQAYELKDLIEKLKFHKLIL; from the coding sequence ATGAAAAATTTATCACGGGGGGGGGGGATGTACGTTTTAGCTAAAAAACTTTTCCCTATATGCAGAAGCATTACTGGAGCTGGTTTTAGGCAAAGCTTGAAAATTCTTGATGAGGCCATAGGTGGAAATATTCTACAAATTCATTCTATAAAAAGTGGAACTAAAGTATATGATTGGATAGTGCCACAAGAATGGCAAATAAACGATGCGTATATAGTTACTCCAGATGGTGAGAAAATTTGTGATTTTAAAGAAAATAATTTGCATGTATTAAATTATAGTGAAGGTATTGATGCTGAAATTTCTTTACAAGAATTGCAAAATCATTTATATTCTATAGAAGATTATGAAGATGCTATACCTTATGTAACTAGCTATTATAAAAGACGCTGGGGATTTTGCATAAAACACAAAGATAGAAAAAAATTAAAAAATGGTAATTATAAAGTATTTATAGATGCAAAACATTTTGATGGTGTTTTAAATTATGCTGATTTTATAATACCTAGCACTCAAAATTGTAAAGACGAAATTTTAATCTCTACTTATCTTTGTCATCCATCTATGGCAAACAACGAATTAAGTGGCCCAATAGTGGCTATATTTTTAGCTAAATGGCTTTTAGAACAAAAACATAGAAAATATAATTATCGTTTTTTAATTGCACCTGAAACCATAGGAAGTATAGTTTATATAAACAAGCACTTAAAACATTTGCAAAAATACACAAAAGCAGGTTTTGCTCTTTCTTGTATAGGTGATGATAATGCTTACTCACTTATTCACACCCCAAGAGAAGATACTCTAGCTGATAAAGTAGCCCTACACACTTTAAAAAATAAAGCAAATTTTAAAGAATTTAGCTTTTTAGATAGAGGTGGTAATGAAAGACAATTTTGTGCACCTTTGGTAAATTTACCTGTTGTAGGAGTTTGTAGAACTAGATTTGGTGATTATAAAGAATACCACACTAGTAAAGATGACTTAAGTTTAATTTCACCAACAAGTTTAGAAAATAGTCTTAAAGCTATGCAAGAAATCATTATGAATTTAGAAATTAATGAAATTTACAAAAGCACTACTTTTTGTGAACCAAATTTGGGTAAAAGAGGATTGTATCACACTATTAATACTGTATCAACCAATAGTCAAATTCCATTATCTTGTAATTTTCTTGCATATTGTGATGGGCAAAATGATGTTTTAGATATAGCTTCAAAACTTAATATACAAGCTTATGAATTAAAAGATTTAATAGAAAAATTAAAATTTCACAAATTAATTCTTTAG
- a CDS encoding acyl carrier protein, with protein sequence MEISMQAVKTIFENIGRYDIDENAKNLVDEDIIDSVDMMKLIVEIEKFFNKSLDAKFITPDNFKDFQSIQQMLEQAMN encoded by the coding sequence ATGGAAATTTCAATGCAAGCGGTTAAAACTATATTTGAAAATATAGGGAGATATGATATAGATGAAAATGCAAAAAATTTAGTTGATGAGGACATTATTGATAGTGTAGATATGATGAAACTTATAGTAGAAATCGAAAAATTTTTTAACAAATCTTTAGATGCTAAATTTATAACACCTGATAACTTTAAGGATTTTCAAAGCATCCAGCAAATGCTTGAACAAGCTATGAATTAG